One window of Enterobacter sp. RHBSTW-00175 genomic DNA carries:
- a CDS encoding ABC transporter substrate-binding protein, giving the protein MTKKLLPLLVLAVLSATANAATPPNTLVVAQGLDDIVSLDPAEANELSSIQTVPSLYQRLVQPDRTNPEKITPILAESWQADAAAKTLTIKLKPDAKFASGNPLRPEDVIFSYTRAVTLNKSPAFILNVLGWDASNIESQLKKVDDHTLTLHWTADVSPSVALNILSTPIASIVDQKLVSANVKDNDFGNAWLKMHSAGSGAFKMRVYQPHQAIVLEANETAPGGAPKLKSIIIKNVPDPASRRLLIQQGDADVARDLGADQISALEGKSGVKVLSIPSAEQNYLVFNTGNSANPLLNNPAFWEASRWLVDYDGITKNLLKGQYFVHQSFLPVGLPGALEDNPFKFDPAKAKAILAKAGIKDAHFTLDVENKPPFITIAQSMQASFAQGGVKVDLLPAAGSQVYARVRAKQHQAAIRLWIPDYFDAHSNASAFAWNDGKSSTVAGLNGWKIPELNKATLAAVAEPDPAKRLGLYKKMQEELQHNSPYVFVDQGKTQIVVRDNVKGYQQGLNADMVWYDNVTK; this is encoded by the coding sequence ATGACAAAAAAATTGCTGCCGTTACTGGTACTGGCTGTGCTCTCTGCTACTGCCAACGCCGCCACGCCACCCAATACGCTGGTTGTCGCACAAGGTCTTGATGACATTGTGAGTCTCGACCCGGCAGAAGCCAACGAACTTTCCAGCATCCAGACCGTACCGAGCCTGTATCAGCGCCTGGTACAGCCAGACCGCACTAACCCGGAAAAAATCACCCCGATTCTGGCCGAAAGCTGGCAGGCCGATGCGGCAGCAAAAACCTTGACCATCAAACTGAAGCCTGATGCGAAATTCGCCTCCGGTAATCCACTGCGCCCGGAAGATGTGATCTTCTCTTATACCCGCGCCGTGACCCTGAACAAATCCCCGGCGTTTATTCTTAACGTGCTGGGCTGGGACGCGAGCAACATCGAAAGCCAGCTGAAGAAAGTGGATGACCACACGCTCACCCTGCACTGGACGGCGGACGTCAGCCCGTCCGTGGCGCTGAATATCCTCTCCACGCCGATTGCCTCTATCGTTGATCAGAAACTGGTGTCTGCGAACGTGAAGGATAACGACTTCGGCAATGCCTGGCTGAAAATGCACTCTGCGGGCAGCGGCGCGTTTAAAATGCGTGTCTACCAGCCGCATCAGGCCATCGTACTGGAAGCCAACGAAACCGCCCCTGGCGGTGCGCCGAAGCTTAAAAGCATCATCATTAAAAACGTCCCCGACCCGGCTTCCCGCCGCCTGCTGATCCAGCAGGGTGATGCGGATGTCGCCCGCGATCTGGGTGCTGACCAGATCAGCGCGCTGGAAGGCAAATCCGGCGTGAAGGTACTGAGCATTCCGTCTGCCGAGCAAAACTACCTGGTGTTTAACACCGGCAACAGCGCTAACCCACTGCTGAACAACCCGGCCTTCTGGGAAGCCTCTCGCTGGCTGGTAGATTATGACGGCATCACCAAAAACCTGCTGAAAGGCCAGTATTTTGTCCATCAGAGCTTCCTGCCGGTTGGTCTGCCGGGGGCGCTGGAAGACAATCCATTTAAGTTTGATCCGGCAAAAGCGAAAGCGATCCTCGCCAAAGCGGGCATCAAGGATGCGCACTTCACGCTGGACGTGGAGAACAAGCCGCCGTTTATCACCATCGCGCAATCCATGCAGGCAAGTTTTGCCCAGGGCGGCGTGAAGGTAGATCTACTGCCAGCGGCGGGTAGCCAGGTGTATGCCCGCGTACGCGCTAAACAGCATCAGGCGGCGATCCGCCTGTGGATCCCGGACTATTTCGATGCGCACTCTAACGCCAGTGCATTCGCCTGGAACGACGGTAAATCCAGCACCGTGGCGGGCCTGAACGGCTGGAAAATTCCTGAGCTGAATAAAGCCACACTGGCCGCGGTTGCCGAGCCTGACCCGGCGAAGCGCCTGGGTCTGTACAAGAAGATGCAGGAAGAGTTGCAGCATAACTCGCCGTACGTGTTTGTCGATCAGGGCAAAACCCAGATTGTGGTGCGTGATAACGTGAAGGGTTATCAGCAGGGGCTGAACGCGGATATGGTCTGGTACGACAACGTCACGAAGTAA
- a CDS encoding DUF2931 family protein codes for MKRPHALALTLLLTVTGCSPHKSHPLQSNQAASGDWTLPYGNWSFTFITPRDLPSMVNHARVIDTDGYLYTFNTLDPTARDPASVDKWPENANGFYANFDKVKKPPQYIVFCWDSYIDQQTYETSAVFGPETWLRMKTPADHTRPSGAPVWYGSMVFGLSPGGKVNVWLSDVAGRPSLRVKPLKLITRSGKDLTLCKDYVVPGGSFNFLPETQEFIKGKTYPYGNWD; via the coding sequence ATGAAAAGACCACACGCACTGGCGCTTACTCTGCTACTGACGGTTACTGGATGTAGCCCACATAAATCCCACCCGTTACAGTCAAATCAGGCCGCCAGCGGAGACTGGACGCTGCCATATGGCAATTGGAGCTTTACCTTCATCACCCCCAGAGATTTACCGTCAATGGTCAACCACGCAAGAGTCATCGATACGGATGGTTATCTGTATACGTTCAATACCCTTGACCCTACCGCCAGGGATCCTGCCTCTGTTGATAAATGGCCGGAGAATGCGAATGGTTTTTACGCCAATTTCGACAAAGTCAAAAAACCACCCCAGTATATTGTCTTCTGCTGGGATTCCTATATTGACCAGCAAACCTACGAAACCAGCGCCGTATTCGGGCCCGAAACCTGGCTGCGCATGAAAACGCCTGCAGATCATACCCGTCCTTCTGGCGCTCCAGTCTGGTACGGCAGCATGGTGTTTGGCCTCTCCCCCGGCGGTAAAGTCAACGTTTGGTTATCCGATGTCGCCGGGCGCCCCAGCCTCCGCGTCAAACCCCTGAAGCTGATTACTCGCTCCGGCAAAGACCTGACCCTCTGCAAAGACTATGTCGTACCCGGCGGCAGTTTTAATTTCCTTCCCGAAACACAGGAATTTATCAAAGGCAAAACCTACCCCTACGGAAACTGGGATTAA
- a CDS encoding transketolase family protein, translating to MSNSEHLATVMVDAFIDAVDRGLDLVPVVADSTSTAKISPFIKRFPGRLVNVGIAEQTLVGTAAGLAIGGKIAVTCNAAPFLISRANEQIKVDICYNNTNVKLFGLNAGASYGPLASTHHSIDDIAIMRGFGNIEIYAPSSPAECRQIIDYALDHVGPVYIRLDGKALPELHDESYRFAPGNIDVLRAGHDVALVAMGSTVHEIVEAAAQLAAEGIDASVISVPSIRPCDTKALLAAIKPCKAVVTVEEHNVNGGVGSLVAEVLAEAGCAIPLRRLGIPDGQYAIAADRASTRARHEIDAAGVIRHARELHVKQSS from the coding sequence ATGAGTAATAGCGAACATCTCGCCACCGTAATGGTAGATGCCTTTATCGATGCGGTCGACAGAGGGCTGGATCTGGTTCCCGTGGTGGCAGACTCCACCTCTACTGCCAAAATTTCGCCGTTTATCAAGCGTTTCCCTGGCAGGCTGGTGAACGTCGGGATCGCCGAGCAGACCCTTGTCGGCACTGCCGCCGGGCTGGCGATTGGCGGCAAGATTGCGGTCACCTGTAACGCCGCGCCGTTTTTGATCTCCCGCGCCAACGAGCAAATCAAAGTCGATATTTGCTACAACAACACCAACGTCAAACTGTTTGGCCTGAATGCCGGTGCCAGCTACGGCCCTCTCGCCAGTACCCACCACAGCATTGACGATATCGCCATCATGCGCGGTTTTGGCAACATCGAAATTTATGCCCCATCAAGCCCGGCAGAGTGTCGTCAGATTATCGACTACGCCCTGGATCACGTCGGCCCGGTCTATATCCGTCTTGACGGCAAAGCACTGCCGGAACTGCACGATGAAAGCTACCGTTTTGCACCGGGCAACATCGACGTGCTGCGTGCGGGCCATGACGTAGCGCTGGTTGCAATGGGCTCGACCGTACATGAAATAGTGGAAGCGGCCGCACAACTCGCCGCAGAAGGTATTGACGCCAGTGTTATCAGTGTCCCATCTATTCGTCCCTGTGATACCAAAGCGTTGCTGGCGGCCATCAAACCGTGCAAAGCCGTGGTGACGGTAGAAGAGCACAACGTGAACGGTGGCGTAGGCAGCCTGGTGGCGGAAGTGCTGGCCGAAGCCGGGTGCGCTATCCCGCTGCGCCGTTTAGGTATCCCTGACGGGCAATACGCGATTGCGGCCGACCGCGCCTCCACGCGCGCGCGCCACGAAATAGATGCAGCAGGCGTTATCAGACACGCCCGGGAACTGCACGTAAAACAGTCATCCTGA
- a CDS encoding L-fucose/L-arabinose isomerase family protein: MSRIPQQLTMGVIIGNRGFFPSYLVAEAREQAIALFGRLGINTIMLDPSQTELGGVETRQDAKVCADLFRTHRDAIHGVVVLLPNFGDEKAIAETLRLSGLNVPVLVQAEEDNLDKMGLATRRDSFCGKISLCNNLRQYGIPFTLTTQHVCALSAEVFEQDLRRFEQVCRVVSSMRGVRVGAIGARPAGFNTVRYSEKLLERLGIAVETLDLSEVFTRIKLLRDDDIRVDEKRRLLLDNADASGIPADKLVMMAKLFVVLSEWIVANDIDTTAIQCWTSLQENLGINVCSIMSVMSGQLMPSACEVDVMGALSMYALASSNLNPASIADWNNNFGDDRDKCVLFHCGNFAAASLETPHMGTADIIGTTVGKENTCGAVHGRLKSGPLTYFRLSTDDLTGEIKAYVGEGRSVDDPLDTVGCRAVIQVPHLENLLSWICRNGFEHHVAMNHSSSAEILNEAFTRYLGVSTYLHQ, encoded by the coding sequence ATGTCCCGAATTCCTCAACAACTCACCATGGGCGTGATTATCGGTAACCGGGGATTTTTCCCAAGCTACCTGGTCGCAGAAGCGCGTGAACAGGCCATCGCGCTGTTTGGCCGTCTTGGCATCAACACCATAATGCTCGACCCGAGCCAGACGGAGCTTGGCGGGGTTGAAACCCGTCAGGACGCAAAAGTCTGTGCCGATCTGTTCCGCACCCATCGCGATGCCATTCACGGCGTGGTGGTTCTGCTGCCTAACTTTGGTGACGAAAAAGCGATTGCCGAAACCCTGCGCCTTTCCGGCCTGAACGTGCCGGTGCTGGTGCAGGCCGAAGAAGATAATCTCGACAAAATGGGCCTCGCCACCCGCCGCGACAGCTTCTGCGGCAAGATCTCACTGTGCAATAACCTGCGCCAGTACGGCATCCCGTTCACCCTGACGACCCAGCACGTCTGCGCGCTCAGCGCTGAAGTCTTCGAGCAGGATCTCCGTCGTTTTGAGCAAGTCTGCCGCGTGGTGAGCAGTATGCGGGGTGTGCGTGTCGGGGCCATTGGTGCGCGTCCGGCGGGCTTTAACACCGTACGCTACAGCGAGAAGTTGCTGGAACGGCTGGGCATTGCCGTGGAAACGCTCGATCTGTCTGAAGTCTTTACCCGCATTAAACTGCTGCGTGATGACGATATCCGCGTCGATGAAAAACGCCGACTGTTGCTCGATAACGCCGATGCCAGCGGCATTCCGGCAGACAAACTGGTCATGATGGCAAAACTGTTTGTGGTGCTGAGCGAATGGATTGTCGCCAACGACATCGACACCACCGCAATCCAGTGCTGGACGTCATTGCAGGAAAACCTCGGAATTAACGTTTGCTCAATTATGAGCGTAATGTCCGGCCAGCTGATGCCGAGCGCCTGCGAAGTGGATGTGATGGGCGCACTCTCCATGTATGCCCTCGCCAGCAGCAACCTGAACCCGGCCTCCATTGCCGACTGGAACAACAACTTTGGCGACGATCGCGACAAGTGCGTGCTGTTCCACTGCGGTAACTTCGCCGCCGCCAGCCTGGAAACCCCGCACATGGGCACGGCCGACATCATCGGCACCACCGTGGGCAAAGAGAACACCTGCGGCGCGGTACATGGCCGCCTGAAAAGTGGCCCGCTGACCTACTTCCGCCTGAGCACTGACGACCTGACCGGTGAAATCAAAGCCTACGTTGGCGAAGGCCGTTCGGTGGACGATCCGCTGGATACTGTCGGGTGCCGCGCGGTTATCCAGGTTCCGCATCTGGAAAATCTGCTGTCGTGGATATGCCGCAACGGATTTGAGCATCACGTTGCCATGAACCACTCCTCCAGCGCAGAGATCCTCAACGAAGCGTTCACCCGCTATCTTGGCGTGTCGACCTATCTCCACCAGTAA
- a CDS encoding DUF2931 family protein: MKINNLLILTLLLIAAGCSTQKRHPLQSNQAASGDWTLPYDEWNFAFITPRELPSMVNHARVIDTDGYLYTFNTLDPTFWDINSINEWPEYAHGYGVHFNKVKKPPQYIVFCWDSYIDQQTYETSAVFGPETWLRMKVPADHISPTGRTVWYNRMVFGLSPGGKVNVWFSDVAGRPSLRVKPLKLMTRSGKDLTLCKDYVVPGGSFNFLPETQEFIKGNTYPYGNWD, encoded by the coding sequence ATGAAAATAAATAACCTGTTGATACTCACGCTGTTGCTGATTGCTGCGGGATGCAGCACGCAAAAGCGACACCCGTTACAGTCAAATCAGGCCGCCAGCGGAGACTGGACGCTGCCTTACGACGAATGGAATTTCGCCTTCATCACGCCCAGGGAATTACCGTCAATGGTCAACCACGCGAGAGTCATCGACACGGATGGTTATCTGTATACGTTCAATACCCTTGACCCTACTTTCTGGGATATTAACTCTATCAACGAATGGCCTGAATATGCTCACGGGTATGGTGTCCATTTCAACAAAGTCAAAAAACCACCCCAGTATATTGTCTTCTGCTGGGATTCCTATATTGACCAGCAAACCTACGAAACCAGCGCCGTATTCGGGCCCGAAACCTGGCTGCGCATGAAAGTCCCTGCTGATCATATCAGCCCGACGGGAAGAACGGTCTGGTACAACAGAATGGTGTTTGGCCTCTCCCCCGGCGGTAAAGTCAACGTCTGGTTTTCAGATGTCGCCGGACGCCCCAGCCTCCGCGTCAAGCCCCTGAAGCTGATGACCCGCTCCGGCAAAGACCTGACCCTTTGCAAAGACTATGTCGTACCCGGCGGCAGTTTTAATTTTCTTCCCGAAACGCAAGAGTTCATCAAAGGCAATACCTACCCGTACGGGAACTGGGATTAA
- the tssD gene encoding type VI secretion system tube protein TssD has product MSNLIYLTLEGDIQGQISAGCGSQGSVGNRYQQGHEDEIFVFSLMQAADGANGRVNHRGLQFCKLLDKSSPLLSNAINNNERLNMSFDIYRTNQYGRLEKYYLIEIRGATINAIYLNSRMNDLDYEYISVDYDYILSRHLIAGTEFAYLLTPERYNQLFPVVQKALLPEEQPEHRVTLVLGIFFDGTGNNAVNTRNMLEALTAQHFDIDGPDAASILARNASEKMGISGIGATSYLGYYTNIHWLNELYEQKFPPDSSYIQGAIYIEGIGTRAGEPDSLVGIGLGTAETGIIAKTDDAVAQLAAAIDATLTLLKGKFVVDTLLFDIFGFSRGAAAARHFANRVQSEEHAIIDSISTGMKEYNYRGASAGKNRFLGIMDTVAAVGTIANGLDPHSADTGSVNIQLRPGVAQKVFHLTAQHECRYNFALNSVARAWPELVLPGVHSDIGGGYLPQLREDLFLTRPLVETLPQNQPGSQSHIYQQAIAQLQVLGRSPAILPIIRTSKITPEIWEDDRVPDDHYSQRQKRTFAALTLRHRTVFFDWSKVALRVMFDAAVEAGAILADVDKVSTHRLPDELKAFSDHARLMGKAARQHKKIAGFTTEEVDMIARNYIHCAAHWNAVELQASGDLRGGASASETIGFVNRPDNNWVRKIYNMDEK; this is encoded by the coding sequence ATGAGCAACCTTATTTATTTAACGCTTGAGGGTGATATTCAGGGACAGATTTCTGCTGGCTGTGGCTCACAGGGCTCCGTTGGTAACCGCTATCAACAGGGACATGAAGATGAGATCTTCGTATTCAGCCTGATGCAGGCGGCAGACGGCGCCAATGGCCGTGTTAACCACCGCGGCCTGCAATTTTGCAAACTCCTGGATAAAAGCTCTCCGTTACTCAGCAATGCCATTAATAATAATGAACGTCTTAATATGTCGTTTGATATTTACCGGACCAATCAATACGGACGACTGGAGAAATATTATCTGATTGAAATTCGCGGTGCGACGATAAACGCCATTTATCTGAACTCAAGGATGAACGATTTAGATTATGAATATATCTCGGTGGATTATGATTATATTCTGAGTCGCCATCTGATTGCCGGCACCGAGTTTGCTTATCTGCTGACGCCGGAGCGTTATAACCAGCTCTTCCCGGTGGTGCAGAAGGCCCTACTTCCTGAAGAACAGCCAGAGCACAGGGTGACGCTGGTGCTGGGGATATTCTTTGACGGTACCGGCAACAACGCGGTGAACACCCGAAATATGCTCGAAGCGCTGACGGCGCAGCACTTTGATATTGATGGGCCTGATGCCGCAAGCATTCTTGCCAGAAATGCGTCAGAGAAGATGGGGATCAGCGGGATTGGGGCGACCAGTTATCTTGGGTATTACACGAACATTCACTGGTTGAATGAGTTGTATGAGCAAAAATTCCCGCCAGACAGTAGCTATATACAAGGCGCTATCTATATTGAGGGGATCGGTACCCGGGCAGGCGAACCTGATAGCCTGGTCGGTATTGGGCTGGGGACGGCAGAAACGGGGATTATAGCCAAAACTGACGATGCGGTGGCGCAATTGGCTGCTGCAATAGATGCCACACTTACTTTACTGAAAGGGAAGTTTGTCGTCGATACGCTGCTGTTTGATATCTTCGGCTTCAGTCGCGGCGCGGCAGCGGCGCGTCATTTTGCCAATCGCGTACAGTCAGAAGAACACGCTATTATCGACTCAATCTCAACCGGAATGAAAGAATATAATTATCGCGGTGCGTCTGCAGGTAAAAACCGATTTCTCGGCATTATGGACACCGTGGCGGCAGTCGGCACAATAGCAAACGGACTCGATCCGCACAGCGCCGACACCGGCAGCGTTAATATCCAGCTTCGCCCCGGCGTGGCGCAGAAGGTGTTTCATCTCACCGCCCAGCATGAGTGTCGCTATAACTTCGCCCTTAACAGCGTTGCCCGCGCCTGGCCAGAACTGGTGCTCCCCGGCGTGCATTCCGATATCGGCGGCGGTTATTTGCCGCAACTGCGGGAAGACCTCTTTCTTACGCGCCCGCTGGTAGAAACCCTGCCGCAAAATCAGCCCGGATCGCAGTCGCATATTTACCAGCAGGCAATCGCGCAACTGCAAGTGCTGGGACGCTCCCCCGCCATCCTGCCCATTATACGGACCAGTAAGATCACCCCCGAAATATGGGAAGACGACCGGGTACCCGACGACCACTACAGCCAACGGCAAAAACGCACATTCGCAGCCCTGACCCTGCGCCACCGGACGGTCTTTTTTGACTGGTCGAAGGTGGCACTGCGGGTCATGTTCGATGCGGCAGTTGAGGCCGGGGCGATACTTGCAGACGTCGACAAGGTCAGTACGCACAGGCTACCGGATGAACTGAAGGCGTTCAGCGACCATGCCCGGCTGATGGGAAAAGCGGCTCGTCAGCATAAAAAAATAGCCGGTTTTACAACAGAGGAGGTGGATATGATTGCCCGAAACTATATCCACTGCGCAGCCCACTGGAACGCGGTGGAGCTCCAGGCGTCCGGTGACTTACGGGGTGGAGCCTCTGCCTCTGAAACCATCGGCTTTGTGAACCGTCCGGACAATAACTGGGTCAGAAAAATCTACAACATGGATGAAAAATAG
- a CDS encoding FGGY family carbohydrate kinase → MSVNKDIIIALDEGTTNAKAVAFDGSGTIVARFSRALEIQTPREGWVEQSAELLLAASLDVISRAIEAVGAERVSALAISNQRETVVGWYRATGRPIAPALSWQCSRTSAFCHTLRENGHEQQIKAVTGLPVAPLFSASKMRWLLDNTADGLARAEQGEICLGTIDSWLLWQLTQGESFYCDHANASRTQLMNLQTGDWDADMLALFGIPRKALPAIKPSSGLFGTTSGWTSIPDGIPVLAMIGDSHAALFAHGLGAEGCVKATYGTGSSVMAPVMSADCDVTSLATTVAWHDGNTLVYGLEGNIPHTGDAVAWMADSTGLSELPPQELAQTLNDLPRTVDSTLGVFFVPALTGLGAPWWDENARGLIHGLSRGVKRAHLIRAALESITYQIADVITAMRAHQGFTLSALMVDGGPTKNDWLMQYQADLLGCPVMRSDVAELSATGAALLARKALMNLTTAQLRQYLPEHVTFAPDMARHVRLQHRWQAWQHAVALARK, encoded by the coding sequence ATGTCGGTGAACAAGGATATTATTATTGCCCTTGATGAGGGCACTACAAATGCGAAAGCCGTGGCCTTTGATGGTAGCGGCACTATCGTGGCCCGCTTCTCGCGCGCACTGGAGATCCAGACCCCGCGCGAGGGATGGGTGGAGCAATCCGCAGAGTTGCTGCTTGCAGCATCGCTGGATGTCATCTCTCGCGCCATCGAAGCCGTTGGCGCAGAACGCGTGTCGGCGTTAGCCATCAGCAACCAGCGCGAAACTGTAGTGGGCTGGTATCGGGCAACAGGGCGGCCCATTGCCCCGGCCCTGAGCTGGCAATGTTCCCGCACCTCTGCGTTTTGCCACACGCTGCGCGAGAATGGTCACGAGCAGCAGATCAAAGCCGTCACCGGCCTGCCGGTGGCACCACTGTTTTCTGCCTCCAAAATGCGCTGGCTGCTGGATAACACTGCTGACGGTTTGGCTCGTGCTGAACAGGGGGAGATTTGTCTTGGCACCATCGACAGCTGGCTGCTGTGGCAGCTCACACAGGGCGAGAGTTTTTACTGCGATCACGCCAACGCGTCGCGCACGCAGCTGATGAACCTGCAAACGGGTGACTGGGATGCGGACATGCTCGCGTTGTTTGGCATCCCGCGCAAAGCCCTGCCTGCCATTAAACCGTCGAGCGGCCTGTTTGGCACGACATCGGGCTGGACATCCATTCCTGACGGCATTCCGGTGCTGGCCATGATTGGCGATTCCCACGCGGCGCTGTTCGCTCATGGACTGGGAGCTGAAGGCTGCGTGAAAGCCACTTACGGAACGGGATCGTCCGTGATGGCTCCGGTGATGTCTGCCGATTGTGACGTGACTTCGCTTGCCACCACGGTCGCCTGGCACGACGGGAACACGCTGGTGTACGGCCTGGAGGGAAATATTCCGCACACCGGAGATGCGGTGGCGTGGATGGCCGACAGTACGGGGCTGAGCGAGCTTCCGCCGCAGGAACTGGCGCAGACGCTGAACGACTTGCCCCGTACGGTTGATTCAACCCTGGGGGTATTTTTCGTTCCGGCGCTGACCGGGCTTGGTGCTCCCTGGTGGGATGAAAACGCGCGCGGGCTGATCCACGGATTAAGTCGCGGTGTGAAACGTGCACACCTGATCCGCGCCGCGCTGGAGTCCATTACCTACCAGATTGCCGATGTGATAACCGCGATGCGCGCCCATCAGGGTTTTACGCTCAGTGCGCTAATGGTGGATGGCGGGCCAACCAAAAATGACTGGCTGATGCAGTACCAGGCCGACCTGCTTGGCTGCCCGGTGATGCGTAGCGACGTGGCAGAGCTTTCCGCCACTGGCGCGGCGCTGCTGGCGCGCAAGGCGTTGATGAATCTGACGACGGCGCAGCTTCGCCAGTATCTGCCGGAACACGTGACATTTGCACCGGATATGGCGCGACATGTGCGGTTGCAGCATCGCTGGCAGGCGTGGCAGCACGCCGTGGCGCTGGCGAGAAAGTAA
- a CDS encoding GNAT family N-acetyltransferase — MPEINQHGQTVNDIVPDWKGASVLTRTPLVGRYCRLEPLDQERHTADLFDAYALGDDSDWTWLASTQPATVEETSHWVLGKVMDDALVPYAVIDSRTDHAVGLVSYMAIERLMGSVEIGHVTWSRKMKGSRIGTETVWLLLKNAFEHGYRRLEWKCDSMNVASRNAAERLGFIWEGRLRQKLVRKGRNRDSDMLSIIDSEWSARDAQLRAWLAPENFDEEGRQVKRLDAFRG, encoded by the coding sequence GTGCCGGAAATCAATCAACATGGTCAGACCGTTAACGATATTGTTCCCGACTGGAAAGGCGCGAGCGTCCTGACCCGTACACCGCTGGTGGGGCGCTATTGCCGTCTTGAACCGCTGGATCAAGAGCGCCATACCGCCGATCTCTTTGATGCTTACGCCCTGGGGGATGACAGTGACTGGACGTGGCTTGCCAGTACGCAGCCCGCCACGGTTGAAGAGACATCGCACTGGGTGCTCGGTAAAGTAATGGATGATGCGCTGGTGCCATATGCCGTTATCGACTCGCGCACCGACCATGCGGTGGGGCTGGTGAGCTATATGGCGATTGAACGGCTGATGGGGTCGGTAGAAATCGGCCACGTCACCTGGTCGCGAAAGATGAAAGGCTCCCGAATTGGCACCGAGACGGTGTGGCTGCTGCTGAAAAATGCCTTTGAGCACGGCTATCGCCGCCTGGAATGGAAGTGCGATTCGATGAACGTGGCATCGCGCAATGCCGCAGAGCGTCTGGGGTTTATCTGGGAAGGGCGGCTACGACAGAAGCTAGTGCGCAAGGGGCGCAACCGCGATAGCGACATGCTTTCTATTATTGATAGCGAATGGTCAGCGCGTGATGCGCAGTTGCGCGCGTGGCTGGCACCGGAGAATTTTGACGAGGAAGGGCGGCAGGTGAAACGGCTGGATGCGTTTCGCGGGTAG
- a CDS encoding ABC transporter permease yields MPHLSTHVTRVLQGLLTLMLTLFGLLLITFALSAFSPVDRVLQIVGDHASQSTYDQVRHQLGLDQPLPVQFWHYVQNLAHGDLGTASATGQPVLQDLLHAFPATLELATLALIIGGLLGVIAGVLCARYAGTALDLTIRTLTLLGNSVPIFWLGLLMLALFYAKLQWSAGPGRLDDVWQFTVEPRTGFALVDTWLSGDRDAFRNAISHLVLPVLLLAYYSLASITRLTRSACLSEMNKEYILLARAKGAGEMTILLRHVLPNIRSTLLTVIALAYTSMLEGAVLTETVFSWPGIGRYLTTALFAGDTTAVMGGTLLIGVCFVLINNLTDLLVRATDPRVR; encoded by the coding sequence ATGCCACATCTTTCCACCCACGTGACGCGCGTGCTTCAGGGCTTGCTGACCCTGATGCTCACGCTCTTCGGGCTGTTGCTCATCACGTTTGCGCTTTCCGCATTTTCCCCCGTCGATCGCGTCTTGCAGATCGTCGGCGATCACGCCAGCCAGTCCACTTACGATCAGGTTCGCCACCAGCTCGGTCTGGATCAACCGCTGCCCGTGCAGTTCTGGCATTACGTGCAAAACCTCGCCCATGGCGATTTAGGCACTGCCAGCGCCACCGGGCAGCCTGTGTTACAGGATCTGCTGCACGCGTTTCCCGCCACGCTGGAGCTGGCAACCCTGGCGCTTATTATTGGCGGCTTACTCGGCGTGATAGCTGGCGTGCTGTGCGCCCGCTACGCCGGTACAGCGCTCGATTTGACGATCCGCACGCTTACCCTGCTCGGCAACTCGGTACCGATTTTCTGGCTCGGCCTGCTGATGCTGGCGCTGTTCTATGCGAAGCTCCAGTGGAGCGCAGGCCCCGGCAGGCTGGATGATGTCTGGCAGTTTACCGTTGAGCCACGTACCGGGTTTGCGCTTGTCGATACCTGGCTTTCCGGTGACCGGGACGCCTTCAGAAATGCCATCAGCCATCTGGTGCTGCCGGTGCTCTTGCTGGCCTATTACTCGCTGGCGAGCATTACCCGCCTGACGCGTTCAGCGTGCCTGAGCGAGATGAACAAAGAGTACATTCTGCTCGCCCGCGCTAAAGGTGCCGGGGAGATGACCATTCTGCTGCGCCACGTCCTGCCAAATATTCGTAGCACCCTGCTGACAGTTATCGCCCTCGCCTACACCAGTATGCTGGAAGGCGCGGTATTAACCGAAACCGTCTTCTCCTGGCCGGGTATCGGGCGCTATCTCACCACCGCGCTGTTTGCGGGCGATACCACAGCGGTGATGGGCGGCACGTTGCTTATTGGTGTCTGTTTTGTACTGATCAATAACCTTACCGACCTGCTTGTGCGGGCAACCGATCCCAGGGTGCGCTAA